A stretch of DNA from Yoonia sp. G8-12:
CAGCAACCGCCCGCCCATCGCGGTATCTTCATCTGCAATGATCACATCGGCACCCGCCTGCCCCGCAGTCAAAGCCGCCATCAACCCCGCAGGCCCCGCGCCAATTACCAGCACATCGCAAAAGGCAAAGGCCTTTTCATAGGTGTCGGGGTTTGTCTCACCGCTGAGCGCACCAAGCCCCGCCGCACGCCGGATCACCGGCTCATAGAGCTTTTCCCAAAAACTGCGCGGCCACATGAAGGTCTTGTAGTAAAAGCCCGCTGCCAAAAACGGCGATACAAAATCATTCATCGCCATCATGTCATAGCGCAGCGACGGCCATGCGTTCTGGCTCGATACCTCCAGCCCCTCAGATACCTCAAGCGTGGTGGCCCGCACGTTGGGTTCCGCCTGCGCACCTCGGCCCACAGTGACCAACGCGTTCTGTTCCTCTGATCCCGCGGACATGATCCCGCGCGGGCGGTGATATTTGAACGACCGCGCAACCAGTTTGATACCATGCGCCAAAAGCGCCGCCGACACAGGCTCGCCCGGCACAGCTTTGATGCGCCGCCCATTGAAAGTGAAAGTGACCGTTTTTTCAGGTTCCTGCAGCCTCATGGCGTCGCTTTCTCAGCCAATGTGACATTCAGTACTGCATGGGTCACGGTGTTGCGCTCAACGACCAACCACGCACCACACCCTGCCTCGTGAAACCACAAATCGCGGGTCTCACCGGCGGGATTATCGCGGTTGTGCAGATAATCATCCCACGCATCCAACCCGGCATCCTCGGCTGGACGGCTCAGCGCCAGAGCATCGCCTTGATAGTAAAACTCGCGCCGGTCGCGTTCGCCACAGTTGGGGCAGGTTATCCGCATCTGGCACCCTCATCATCTTGCCAAAAAAACTCAAAAAACATCGCCCGCCCCTAATGCAAATTGTGCTGAGAGCCGGTGCCCTCTTCATCCATCAGGCCAACACCGGAGCGAAACCGATCCAGCCGGAACTTCGCTGCAGGCGCATGATGCTGACCCGTCGCCATAAGATGCGCAAAGCTGAACCCCGAACCCGGCACCGCCTTGAAGCCGCCGTAACACCAGCCGCAGTCAAGAAAGAGCCCCTCGGTCGGCGTCTTGTCGATAATCGGTGATCCATCCGGCGTCATGTCCATGATCCCGCCCCAAGACCGCAGCACGCGGGCCTTGCCGATCATGGGCATCAGGGTCATCGCGGCATCCATCACATGCTCTTTCATTGGCAGGTTCCCCCGCGCGGCATATGAGGCGTAGAAATCAATATCACCGCCAAAAACCAGACCGCCTTTGTCGGACTGGCTGATGTAGAAATGCCCCATGCCAAAGCTGACCACGTGGTCGATGACCGGTTTCAAACCCTCGGTCACAAAGGCCTGCAAAACATGGCTTTCAATGGGCAACCGCATCCCCGCCATCGCCGCCACCTGACTTGAGCGTCCAGCAACGACAATGCCCACTTTCTTGGCCTTGATCGCGCCCCGTGTCGTCTGCACCCCTTTCACGACGCCGCCTTCGATATCAATGCCGGTGACTTCGCAATTCTGGATGATATCAACGCCGCGCTGATCCGCCCCGCGCGCATAGCCCCACGCCACCGCATCATGGCGCGCCGTGCCGCCGCGCGGGTGGTAAAGGCCGCCGTAAATCGGAAAGCGGACGTTGTCGAAATCCAGATAGGGCAGATGTGCCCGCACACCTTCGCGGTCCAGCAGGATTGCGTCATCGCCTTGGTTAATCATCGCATTGCCGCGCCGCGCAAAGGCGTCGCGCTGGCCGTCCGAATGGAACAGATTGATCAACCCGCGCTGCGAATGCATGACATTGTAGTTCAGGTCCTGTTCCATCGTTTCCCACAATTTCAGCGAGTGGGAATAGAATTCGGAATTCCCGGGCAGAAAGTAATTCGCGCGCACAATGGTCGTGTTCCGCCCCACGTTGCCGCCGCCGATATAGCCCTTCTCAAGCACGGCGATGTTGGTCATCCCGTGCTCTTTGGCCAGATAAAATGCAGTTGAAAGCCCATGCCCACCGCCGCCAATGATGATCGCGTCGTACTCCGCTTTCGGAGCGGGATCGCGCCAAACCGGCTTCCAGCCTTTCTGCCCAAACAGCCCCTCTTTGATCACGCGAAAGCCGGAATATCCCATGCCGCATCCCTTCTGGTCCCGCGTCAGCGTAGCAAGGGGCGCAACCTGATGCATGTCTTCTTTTCGACCTCGCAACGCCAGCCAGCGACGTGGCGAAGAGAGCGCCCGGGAATCCATCAGAATCGACTGGTTCTTGGTCACGCCGATTCGCGGCTATGGCGATTGAACTCACCAGACAGCGTGGATTTTTTCGCTCGTTTTGTGTGTTTTTGGCCTCACTCAACTGGCCACTGTTTCCACAGAAAGGACAGTTATCGCTAAATTGTTGAACTGTACTACCCAACATGCGGCCAATTGGGACAGCCATCCCGCCACGTCATTTTTTTGCCACATGAAAATGCCCAATGTGGTAAGAATTAATAGTTTATAGCACGCTGGCGCGAAATTGATGCGCCGATCGCCTGGGGATCTGATGATGTTTAAGTACAAGAACCGTCAAAACAAGTTGGAAAAGTTGCAACAGGCGCGGCGCGCCTACATCGAACAGCTCGCGTTTATCCGCCGATTCAAAAAGGATGAGGACGGCGGACTGATTGTCCTGACGCTTCTGCTGCTGATTTCGATGCTGGTTGTCGGCGGCATGGCCGTTGATTTCATGCGCTTTGAATCCGAGCGCACGAAATTGCAGAGCGTCTCGGACCGTGCGGTTCTCGCAGCGGCGAACCTTAATCAGGAACGCGATGCAGGGACAGTTCTGACTGATTTCTTTACCGCCGAGGGCTATGAAGACGCAATTGTCGGTGAACCTTTCGTCCAGAAAACGGCCAACGGAAGCGAAATCCGGCTCGCGTCCGAGGTCGATATGGACACTTTTTACCTCCGCCTCGTCGGCATGGACACTTTGACGGCGCCAGCCACGGCGAGCGCGATTGAAGGTACCGGCAATGTTGAAGTGTCGTTGGTCCTCGATATTTCCGGTTCAATGGGGAGTTCGATGACTGGACAGGTCTACCGTCGCGACTCCAATGATGTCCCTATTCGCGATGCGGACGGTAATATCGAAACTTTTGAAGACACGCGGACGCGGATGTTCTTTCTCCAGCAAGCGGCCAACCAGTTTGTTGAAGACCTTTTGCTTCCTGAATATGAGGACCGCATTTCAATCAACCTGATTGCCTATTCGCAGCATGTCCGGCTTGGTAACGACCTTTACATGGCGCTAAGAACGACGCCTGACTCGATGAATGAAAATGATGTCATTGGCAGTTCATTCAGCGCGATCGAAGATGGTTATGCGGCCCCGGCAGCATATATTTGGGTCGATGCAGATGGCAACGAAGTACCAGCTGGCACTGAAGGGGCGACGCTCCAGGCGCCTTGGGATCAGCCGGTAAATGTGGAATGGGCTGGCGGCTTTGACGTTTACACAAACCCTTCCCGCTGCGTGACATTCGAGGACGACGAATATGAAACGCTGACCTTTGATACCAACCGCGTTTACGAACAAGTTGAATGGGTAGATTTCTACTCGCGGCCTGTTGGACAATCACGTTACGATTCCCGCCTGCGGAGCGCTTCGGAAGGTAATTTTGTAAGAGAGCCGTGTTCTCCTGAAGAGTCGCATGGGATCATACTGCTGTCACAGGATATCGAAGAATTGCAGACTGCGATCAACTCTTACTATCCGACGGAAAATACGTCGATTCACCGCGGGATGAAATGGGGCGTTTCATTGCTGGATCCGTCTATGCGGGACCTGCTCGGCACAATTCAGACTGTTGATGATGCATTTCGTGGCACAAGGCCCGCCAATTACACCGACCGTACAACATCGAAATACGTGGTGATCATGACGGATGGCGAGACAGTCTCATCGGAACGCATCATTCCGGAGTATTATGACGAATATGACGAACGCCTCGGATTGTCCGAAACTCCGGCAAATTATTACCCGCGAATTGACGACGATCCCTCAACGAATGCAAGTTATGGATGTTACCAAAACGGGACATGCGTCTGGTTCAACAACAACATCACGGAATCGATCGGTAGCGTAGCGGACCTCAACGAGAAACTGAGTGACATTTGTGATCTGGCCGGGGATCAAGTCACCGAGGTCTATACAATCTCAATGGGTCTTTTCAACGAGACCATGACCGATTGCGCCAGCAAAGACGGGAATGCCTTCCGGTCGACGATCACCAATGATCCAGGCGAACCTGGACTGGATGAGATTTTCCGCAAGATTGCAGAGCAGATCACAGCGTTGCGTCTGGCATTGTAATGGGATCGTTCGCGATGAAATCTCTGTTTCAGCATTTCTTGAAAGACGAACGCGGCACCGCGTCGATCGAGATTGTGCTGGTCTTCCCCGTGTTCTTTGGGTTTTTCCTGATGACATATGAAGCAGGTGTTTATTCCGCGCGGCAGGTGATGCTTGAACACGGTGTAGACGTCACGGTCCGCGAGGTGCGGATCGGCGTTATCACAAACCCGGACCGCGATAACCTGCGTGCGCGGATCTGTGACGCAGCCCGCATATTGCCAGACTGCATCAGACAACTCGAAATCGAACTGGTGCAGCGTGACCCGAGGATCGGTTGGGTTCCACTCGACGCGGACGTACGCTGCGTCGACCGGGGGATCTGGACGCGGCATACGGCGGCACAATTGATCCGACAGGCAACAATGAACTGATGTTCTTGCGGGCTTGTATCCGCATTGACCCCTTCCTGC
This window harbors:
- a CDS encoding sarcosine oxidase subunit delta; translation: MRITCPNCGERDRREFYYQGDALALSRPAEDAGLDAWDDYLHNRDNPAGETRDLWFHEAGCGAWLVVERNTVTHAVLNVTLAEKATP
- a CDS encoding sarcosine oxidase subunit beta family protein, producing MGYSGFRVIKEGLFGQKGWKPVWRDPAPKAEYDAIIIGGGGHGLSTAFYLAKEHGMTNIAVLEKGYIGGGNVGRNTTIVRANYFLPGNSEFYSHSLKLWETMEQDLNYNVMHSQRGLINLFHSDGQRDAFARRGNAMINQGDDAILLDREGVRAHLPYLDFDNVRFPIYGGLYHPRGGTARHDAVAWGYARGADQRGVDIIQNCEVTGIDIEGGVVKGVQTTRGAIKAKKVGIVVAGRSSQVAAMAGMRLPIESHVLQAFVTEGLKPVIDHVVSFGMGHFYISQSDKGGLVFGGDIDFYASYAARGNLPMKEHVMDAAMTLMPMIGKARVLRSWGGIMDMTPDGSPIIDKTPTEGLFLDCGWCYGGFKAVPGSGFSFAHLMATGQHHAPAAKFRLDRFRSGVGLMDEEGTGSQHNLH
- a CDS encoding Tad domain-containing protein, with product MMFKYKNRQNKLEKLQQARRAYIEQLAFIRRFKKDEDGGLIVLTLLLLISMLVVGGMAVDFMRFESERTKLQSVSDRAVLAAANLNQERDAGTVLTDFFTAEGYEDAIVGEPFVQKTANGSEIRLASEVDMDTFYLRLVGMDTLTAPATASAIEGTGNVEVSLVLDISGSMGSSMTGQVYRRDSNDVPIRDADGNIETFEDTRTRMFFLQQAANQFVEDLLLPEYEDRISINLIAYSQHVRLGNDLYMALRTTPDSMNENDVIGSSFSAIEDGYAAPAAYIWVDADGNEVPAGTEGATLQAPWDQPVNVEWAGGFDVYTNPSRCVTFEDDEYETLTFDTNRVYEQVEWVDFYSRPVGQSRYDSRLRSASEGNFVREPCSPEESHGIILLSQDIEELQTAINSYYPTENTSIHRGMKWGVSLLDPSMRDLLGTIQTVDDAFRGTRPANYTDRTTSKYVVIMTDGETVSSERIIPEYYDEYDERLGLSETPANYYPRIDDDPSTNASYGCYQNGTCVWFNNNITESIGSVADLNEKLSDICDLAGDQVTEVYTISMGLFNETMTDCASKDGNAFRSTITNDPGEPGLDEIFRKIAEQITALRLAL
- a CDS encoding TadE/TadG family type IV pilus assembly protein, giving the protein MKSLFQHFLKDERGTASIEIVLVFPVFFGFFLMTYEAGVYSARQVMLEHGVDVTVREVRIGVITNPDRDNLRARICDAARILPDCIRQLEIELVQRDPRIGWVPLDADVRCVDRGIWTRHTAAQLIRQATMN